A portion of the Bacteroides faecium genome contains these proteins:
- a CDS encoding class II fructose-bisphosphate aldolase — protein sequence MVNYKDLGLVNTKEMFAKAIKGGYAIPAFNFNNMEQMQAIIKAAVETKSPVILQVSKGARQYANATLLRYMAQGAVEYAKELGCAHPEIVLHLDHGDTFETCKSCIDSGFSSVMIDGSHLPYEENVALTKKVVEYAHQFDVTVEGELGVLAGVEDEVSADHHTYTDPEEVIDFATRTGCDSLAISIGTSHGAYKFTPEQCHIDPATGMMVPPPLAFEVLDAVMEKLPGFPIVLHGSSSVPQEEVATINKFGGNLKAAIGIPEEWLRKAATSAVCKINIDSDSRLAMTAAIRQVFAEKPAEFDPRKYLGPARDNMEKLYKHKIINVLGSDNKLAQ from the coding sequence ATGGTAAATTACAAAGATTTAGGATTGGTAAACACGAAAGAAATGTTTGCTAAGGCTATCAAAGGTGGATATGCTATCCCAGCATTCAACTTCAACAATATGGAACAGATGCAAGCTATCATCAAGGCTGCTGTTGAAACTAAATCTCCTGTGATTCTTCAGGTTTCTAAAGGTGCTCGTCAGTATGCTAACGCTACTTTGTTGCGTTACATGGCTCAGGGTGCTGTAGAATATGCTAAAGAATTAGGCTGCGCACATCCGGAAATCGTTCTTCACCTTGACCACGGAGATACTTTCGAAACTTGCAAATCTTGTATCGACTCTGGTTTCTCTTCAGTTATGATCGACGGTTCTCACCTTCCTTACGAAGAAAACGTTGCATTGACTAAGAAAGTGGTTGAATACGCTCATCAGTTTGACGTAACAGTTGAAGGTGAACTTGGCGTATTGGCTGGTGTAGAAGATGAAGTTTCTGCTGACCACCACACATATACTGACCCTGAAGAAGTAATTGATTTCGCTACTCGCACAGGTTGCGACTCTTTGGCTATCTCAATCGGTACTTCTCACGGTGCTTACAAATTTACTCCGGAACAATGTCACATTGACCCGGCTACAGGTATGATGGTTCCTCCTCCATTGGCATTCGAAGTATTGGACGCTGTAATGGAAAAACTTCCGGGATTCCCTATCGTTCTTCACGGTTCATCTTCAGTTCCTCAGGAAGAAGTTGCAACTATCAACAAGTTCGGTGGTAACCTGAAAGCTGCTATCGGTATTCCTGAAGAATGGTTGCGTAAAGCTGCTACTTCTGCAGTTTGCAAGATCAACATCGACTCTGACTCTCGCTTAGCTATGACTGCTGCTATCCGTCAGGTATTCGCAGAAAAACCGGCTGAATTCGACCCACGTAAGTATCTTGGTCCGGCTCGTGACAATATGGAAAAATTGTACAAGCACAAAATCATCAACGTACTTGGTTCTGATAACAAATTGGCTCAGTAA
- a CDS encoding type B 50S ribosomal protein L31: protein MKKGLHPESYRPVVFKDMSNGDMFLSKSTVATKETIEFEGETYPLLKIEISNTSHPFYTGKSTLVDTAGRVDKFMSRYGDRKKK from the coding sequence ATGAAAAAAGGCCTTCATCCAGAATCATACCGTCCGGTAGTATTTAAAGATATGTCAAATGGTGACATGTTTTTGTCTAAGTCAACTGTAGCAACTAAAGAAACCATCGAATTCGAAGGTGAAACTTACCCGTTGCTGAAGATTGAAATCTCTAACACTTCTCACCCGTTCTATACAGGTAAATCTACATTGGTGGATACTGCAGGTCGTGTTGATAAGTTCATGAGCCGTTACGGTGACCGTAAGAAGAAATAA
- a CDS encoding efflux RND transporter periplasmic adaptor subunit: MKKKYGFVLVAAILLAGCGQKKETKVTTARPVKTTIVESRSVIRKDFSGIVEAVEYVKLAFRVSGQIIQLPVIEGEKVKKGQLIAAIDPRDIALQYAATKSAYETAAAQVERNKRLLSRQAISVQEYEISLANYQKAKSEYELSVNNMRDTKLTAPFDGSIEKRLVENYQRVNSGEGIVQLVNTRNLRIKFTIPDAYLYLLHAKDPRFLIEFDTFKGHVFQAKLEEYLDISTDGTGIPVSITIDDPTFDRDLYAVKPGFTCSIRFTADVGPLVQDSWTIVPLSAVFGESEGKKMYVWVVEGDKVHKREITVNAPTGEAQVLISAGLKSGEKIVIAGVHQLVEGETVKEIEK, from the coding sequence ATGAAGAAGAAATATGGATTCGTCCTGGTGGCTGCTATCTTGCTAGCCGGCTGCGGACAAAAAAAAGAGACGAAAGTAACAACAGCCCGTCCTGTTAAGACTACGATTGTAGAGTCGAGGTCGGTTATCAGGAAAGATTTTTCGGGAATCGTAGAAGCTGTGGAGTATGTGAAACTGGCATTCCGTGTTAGCGGACAAATCATCCAATTGCCCGTCATCGAAGGAGAGAAAGTAAAAAAGGGACAACTGATAGCAGCAATTGACCCTAGAGACATTGCGTTACAATATGCTGCTACAAAATCCGCCTATGAAACGGCTGCCGCACAGGTAGAACGCAACAAGCGGCTTCTTTCCCGTCAGGCTATCTCCGTGCAGGAATACGAAATCAGCCTGGCCAACTACCAGAAAGCAAAATCCGAATACGAATTATCCGTCAACAATATGCGTGACACGAAGCTGACAGCTCCTTTTGACGGTTCTATCGAGAAGCGCTTGGTAGAGAATTATCAACGTGTCAATTCCGGTGAAGGCATCGTGCAGTTGGTCAATACACGTAACTTGCGCATCAAGTTCACTATTCCTGATGCTTATCTCTATCTGCTCCATGCCAAAGACCCTCGTTTCCTGATAGAATTCGATACATTCAAGGGACACGTGTTTCAAGCAAAACTTGAAGAGTATCTTGACATATCAACAGATGGAACCGGAATCCCGGTGAGTATCACGATTGACGATCCGACGTTCGACCGCGACCTCTATGCGGTGAAACCGGGATTTACGTGCAGTATCCGTTTCACGGCAGATGTAGGTCCGCTGGTGCAGGACAGTTGGACGATTGTACCCCTCAGTGCCGTGTTCGGCGAAAGTGAGGGGAAGAAAATGTATGTTTGGGTAGTGGAAGGAGATAAAGTTCACAAACGTGAGATTACCGTCAATGCACCTACCGGAGAAGCTCAGGTTCTTATCTCCGCAGGGTTAAAATCCGGAGAGAAAATCGTTATTGCAGGTGTGCATCAGTTAGTAGAAGGAGAAACTGTAAAAGAAATTGAGAAATGA
- a CDS encoding efflux RND transporter permease subunit — MNLAKYSLDNTKIIYFFLAVLLIGGITSFGKLGKKEDAPFVIKSAVIMTRYPGAEPAEVERLITEPISREIQSMSGVYKIKSESMYGLSKITFELQPSLAASSIPQKWDELRRKVLNIQPQLPSGASTPTVSDDFGDVFGIYYGLTADDGYSYEEMRNWAERIKTQVVTADGVMKVALFGVQTEVINIFISTNKLVGMGIDPKQLASLLQSQNQIINTGEIRAGEQQLRVTANGMYTTVDDIRNQVITTKAGQVKLGDIAVIEKGYMDPPSNIMHVNGKRAIGIGVSTDPQRDVVQTGENVKAKLSELLPLMPVGLELQSLYLENEIANEANNGFIINLIESILIVIVIIMLVMGLRAGLLIGSSLIFSIGGTLLIMSFFGVGLNRTSLAGFIIAMGMLVDNAIVVTDNAQIAIARGVNRRKALIDGATGPQWGLLGATFIAICSFLPLYLAPSSVAEIVKPLFVVLAISLGLSWVLALTQTTVFGNFILKAKANDGAKDPYDKPFYHKFAAILRVLIRRKTLTLGSMVVLFVISLVIMGTMPQNFFPSLDKPYFRADVFYPDGYSINDVVKEMKSVEAHLAKQPEVKKVSITFGSTPLRYYLASTSVGPKPNFANVLVELTDSKYTKEYEENFDGYMKANYPNAITRTSLFKLSPAVDAAIEIGFIGPNMDTLVALTNQALDIMHRNPDLINVRNSWGNKVPVWKPVYSPERAQPLGVSRQGMAQSIQIGTTGMTLGEYRQGDQVLPILLKNNTVDSFRINDLRTLPVFGTGNETTSLEQVVSDFDFQYRFSNVKDYNRQMVMMAQCDPRRGINAIAAFNQVWPQVQKEIKVPEGYTMKYFGEQESQVESNEALAKNLPLTFFLMFVTLLFLFRTYRKPTVILLMLPLIFIGIVLGLLVLGKSFDFFSILGLLGLIGMNIKNAIVLVEQIDLEAATGKKPLDAVVSATTSRIVPVAMASGTTILGMLPLLFDAMFGGMAATIMGGLLVASALTLFVLPVAYCAIQRIHSDS; from the coding sequence ATGAACTTAGCTAAATATTCACTAGACAACACGAAAATCATCTATTTCTTTCTTGCTGTATTACTGATTGGGGGAATCACTTCCTTCGGTAAACTGGGTAAGAAAGAAGATGCTCCCTTCGTTATCAAGTCGGCGGTTATCATGACCCGTTATCCGGGAGCCGAACCAGCTGAAGTGGAGCGATTGATTACCGAACCTATCTCTCGCGAGATTCAAAGTATGAGTGGTGTGTACAAGATTAAATCGGAATCCATGTACGGGCTTTCTAAAATCACATTCGAACTACAACCGTCACTGGCAGCCAGTTCTATTCCACAAAAATGGGACGAGTTGCGGCGAAAGGTACTCAATATACAGCCGCAATTACCAAGTGGTGCTTCTACACCAACTGTTTCCGATGATTTCGGGGATGTGTTCGGCATCTATTATGGATTGACAGCAGACGACGGTTACTCGTATGAAGAGATGCGCAACTGGGCGGAACGAATCAAAACCCAGGTGGTCACAGCGGACGGAGTGATGAAAGTTGCCCTGTTCGGGGTGCAGACGGAAGTAATCAATATCTTTATTTCAACCAACAAGTTGGTGGGTATGGGCATTGATCCGAAGCAGCTTGCCAGCCTGTTGCAATCACAGAACCAGATTATCAATACCGGAGAAATCCGTGCAGGCGAGCAGCAGTTACGAGTGACCGCCAATGGTATGTACACTACGGTAGACGACATCCGCAATCAAGTGATTACCACGAAAGCCGGACAAGTGAAGCTGGGAGATATTGCCGTTATAGAAAAAGGATATATGGACCCGCCTTCCAATATCATGCACGTGAACGGAAAACGTGCCATCGGTATCGGTGTCTCTACTGACCCGCAACGGGACGTAGTGCAGACAGGCGAGAATGTGAAAGCGAAATTAAGCGAATTATTACCACTTATGCCGGTAGGACTTGAGTTACAAAGCCTATATTTGGAAAACGAAATAGCCAACGAAGCCAATAACGGATTTATCATCAATCTAATAGAATCTATCCTGATAGTAATCGTGATTATCATGCTAGTGATGGGGCTGCGCGCGGGATTACTAATCGGTTCATCACTCATTTTCTCCATCGGTGGCACATTGCTCATTATGTCTTTCTTCGGTGTCGGACTGAATCGTACGTCGCTGGCAGGATTCATCATTGCCATGGGGATGCTGGTAGACAATGCCATCGTAGTGACGGACAACGCACAGATAGCCATTGCCCGTGGAGTCAATCGACGGAAAGCATTGATAGATGGCGCAACGGGGCCACAATGGGGATTGCTCGGAGCTACATTTATTGCCATTTGCTCGTTCCTGCCACTCTACCTCGCTCCTTCTTCTGTGGCGGAAATTGTGAAACCGCTTTTCGTTGTGCTCGCCATTTCACTCGGATTGAGTTGGGTGCTTGCTCTCACGCAGACGACGGTATTCGGTAATTTTATTCTAAAGGCAAAAGCTAACGATGGTGCTAAAGACCCGTACGATAAGCCATTCTATCACAAATTTGCTGCCATTCTCCGTGTGTTGATTCGCAGAAAAACATTGACGCTAGGTTCTATGGTGGTACTTTTCGTCATTTCACTCGTTATCATGGGGACGATGCCGCAAAACTTTTTTCCATCTTTGGATAAGCCTTATTTCCGTGCAGACGTATTCTATCCGGATGGATACAGCATCAACGATGTGGTGAAAGAAATGAAATCAGTAGAAGCACATTTGGCCAAACAGCCGGAAGTGAAGAAAGTATCCATAACTTTCGGCAGTACACCGCTTAGATATTACCTGGCTTCTACTTCAGTAGGACCGAAACCCAACTTCGCCAATGTATTGGTGGAATTGACGGATAGTAAATATACGAAAGAGTATGAAGAGAATTTCGATGGATATATGAAAGCGAATTATCCGAATGCAATTACCCGTACAAGTCTGTTCAAACTATCTCCTGCCGTAGATGCAGCTATTGAAATAGGCTTTATCGGACCCAATATGGATACACTCGTGGCACTCACCAACCAGGCGTTGGACATTATGCATCGGAATCCTGATTTGATTAACGTACGTAATTCGTGGGGAAACAAGGTTCCGGTGTGGAAACCTGTGTATAGCCCGGAACGGGCACAACCCTTAGGAGTATCACGCCAGGGCATGGCACAGAGTATCCAAATAGGAACTACAGGAATGACATTGGGAGAATATCGCCAAGGTGACCAAGTGCTTCCGATTTTACTGAAAAATAATACGGTAGATTCGTTCCGCATCAATGATTTGCGCACATTACCGGTATTCGGAACAGGAAACGAGACAACCAGTCTCGAACAAGTCGTTTCTGATTTTGATTTTCAGTATCGGTTCTCGAATGTGAAGGATTATAACCGGCAAATGGTGATGATGGCACAATGCGACCCGCGTCGCGGGATAAATGCCATCGCTGCTTTTAATCAAGTATGGCCGCAGGTACAGAAAGAGATTAAAGTTCCCGAAGGATATACGATGAAGTATTTTGGTGAACAGGAAAGCCAGGTGGAATCTAACGAGGCGCTGGCAAAGAATTTGCCGTTGACGTTCTTCCTGATGTTTGTGACATTGTTGTTCCTCTTCCGTACCTATCGAAAGCCGACAGTGATTCTGCTCATGTTACCGCTGATTTTCATCGGGATTGTCTTGGGATTATTGGTACTTGGCAAGTCATTCGACTTCTTCTCTATCCTGGGGTTGCTAGGGTTGATTGGTATGAATATAAAGAATGCGATCGTACTCGTCGAGCAAATTGATTTGGAAGCGGCAACAGGAAAGAAACCTTTGGACGCAGTTGTCAGTGCAACGACCAGCCGTATTGTTCCCGTAGCGATGGCATCCGGTACAACAATCCTGGGTATGTTACCCTTGTTGTTCGACGCTATGTTCGGTGGAATGGCGGCTACTATCATGGGCGGACTACTAGTAGCTTCGGCGCTGACATTGTTTGTCCTTCCGGTAGCTTATTGTGCTATTCAACGAATCCACTCCGATTCCTGA
- a CDS encoding TolC family protein: protein MKTQLIILSLLTLGFTAKAQQPYLSREAYRDKVEAYSQILKQQKLKTLASTEARKIAHTGFLPKIDVNADGTLNMSDLSAWNEPLGEYRNHTYQGVFVVSQPLYTGGALNARHKIAKADEKLNRLNEELTIDQIHYQSDAVYWNASASQAMLQAADKYQSIVKQQYDIIQDRFNDGMISRTDLLMISTRLKEAELQYIKARQNYTLALQKLNILMGAEPNSPVDSLYTIDTASAPIQILSLENVLQRRADYESTEVNILKSQAQRKAALSQFNPQLNMYFSGGWATGTPNLGYDVSFNPIVGINLNIPIFRWGARFKTNRQQKAYIGIRKLQQSYVTDNINEELSAALTKLTETEYQVKTATETMNLANENLDLVSFSYNEGKANMVDVLSAQLSWTQAHTNLINAYLAQKMAIAEYRKVISE from the coding sequence ATGAAGACTCAACTTATAATTCTATCACTACTGACCCTCGGTTTCACAGCCAAGGCGCAACAGCCTTATCTCAGCAGGGAAGCCTACCGGGATAAAGTGGAAGCGTACAGCCAAATTCTGAAACAACAGAAACTAAAGACATTGGCAAGTACTGAAGCACGAAAGATTGCGCATACAGGATTCTTGCCCAAAATAGATGTCAATGCGGACGGTACTCTCAACATGAGTGACCTCAGCGCATGGAATGAACCGTTAGGTGAATACCGCAATCACACTTATCAAGGAGTATTCGTCGTGTCGCAACCGCTGTACACAGGTGGCGCTCTCAATGCCCGGCACAAAATAGCGAAAGCTGACGAAAAGCTGAACCGGCTTAATGAGGAACTCACCATAGACCAGATTCACTATCAGAGTGATGCTGTCTATTGGAACGCTTCCGCTTCACAAGCTATGTTACAGGCTGCTGATAAATATCAGAGTATCGTAAAGCAGCAATATGATATTATCCAGGATCGTTTCAACGACGGAATGATTAGCCGCACGGACTTACTGATGATTTCTACCCGGTTGAAAGAAGCGGAATTGCAATATATCAAAGCTCGCCAGAATTATACATTGGCATTGCAAAAACTAAATATTCTAATGGGAGCGGAACCTAATAGTCCCGTAGACAGCCTTTATACGATCGACACGGCTTCCGCCCCTATACAAATCCTATCCCTTGAAAATGTATTGCAACGCCGTGCCGATTATGAAAGTACGGAAGTCAACATTCTGAAAAGTCAGGCGCAACGTAAAGCGGCACTTAGCCAGTTTAATCCGCAGTTGAATATGTACTTCAGTGGCGGTTGGGCAACAGGTACGCCTAACCTTGGATATGATGTTTCATTTAATCCCATTGTCGGTATTAACCTGAATATCCCTATCTTCCGCTGGGGGGCGCGTTTCAAAACAAACCGCCAGCAGAAAGCATATATCGGTATACGGAAGCTCCAACAAAGCTATGTGACGGATAACATCAATGAAGAACTTTCCGCCGCACTGACCAAACTGACGGAAACGGAATATCAGGTAAAGACAGCGACAGAAACGATGAACCTGGCAAATGAGAATCTCGATTTGGTTTCTTTTTCATATAATGAAGGGAAAGCGAATATGGTAGATGTACTCTCCGCACAGTTATCATGGACACAGGCTCATACTAATCTGATTAATGCTTATCTGGCACAAAAGATGGCGATAGCGGAATACAGGAAAGTTATCAGTGAATAA
- a CDS encoding sodium ion-translocating decarboxylase subunit beta yields the protein MNEIFENLYDMTAFSNIIAEPQFLIMYAIAFVLLYLGIKKQYEPLLLVPIAFGVLLANFPGGDMGVIQADENGMIMINGVMKNIWEMPLHDIAHELGIMNFIYYMLIKTGFLPPIIFMGVGALTDFGPMLRNLHLSIFGAAAQLGIFTVLLVAILMGFTPQEAASLGIIGGADGPTAIFTTIKLAPHLLGPIAIAAYSYMALVPVIIPLVVKLLCSKKELSINMKEQEKKYPSKTEIKNLRVLKIIFPIVVTTVVALFVPSAVPLIGMLMFGNLVKEIGTNTFRLYDAASNSIMNAATIFLGLSVGATMTAEAFLNWTTIGIVVGGFLAFALSITGGIFLVKLFNLFSKKKINPLIGATGLSAVPMASRVANEIALKYDPKNHVLQYCMASNISGVIGSAVAAGVLISFLA from the coding sequence ATGAACGAGATATTTGAGAATTTGTACGACATGACTGCGTTCAGCAATATCATTGCCGAACCGCAGTTCCTGATAATGTATGCCATCGCGTTCGTTCTGCTCTATTTGGGTATCAAGAAACAGTACGAACCGTTGCTGCTTGTACCCATCGCCTTCGGTGTGCTGCTTGCCAACTTCCCCGGTGGAGATATGGGGGTGATTCAGGCCGACGAGAATGGTATGATAATGATAAACGGAGTAATGAAGAACATTTGGGAAATGCCTTTGCATGACATTGCGCATGAACTGGGAATAATGAACTTCATTTACTATATGTTGATTAAGACAGGTTTCCTGCCACCGATTATCTTTATGGGTGTCGGTGCATTGACGGACTTCGGGCCGATGCTGCGCAACCTGCATCTTTCTATTTTCGGTGCTGCTGCACAGCTTGGTATCTTTACTGTGTTGCTGGTGGCTATCCTGATGGGTTTCACTCCTCAAGAGGCTGCTTCCCTGGGTATTATCGGTGGTGCGGACGGTCCTACGGCTATCTTTACAACCATTAAGCTCGCTCCGCATCTGCTGGGTCCGATTGCCATTGCCGCTTATTCTTATATGGCATTGGTGCCGGTCATCATTCCGCTGGTAGTAAAATTGCTTTGTTCAAAGAAAGAATTAAGTATCAACATGAAAGAGCAGGAAAAGAAATATCCTTCAAAGACAGAAATCAAGAATCTGCGTGTATTGAAGATTATCTTTCCGATTGTGGTAACTACGGTTGTTGCTCTCTTCGTGCCCAGTGCAGTGCCTTTGATTGGTATGTTGATGTTTGGTAACTTGGTGAAAGAAATCGGAACCAATACATTCCGTTTGTATGATGCTGCTTCTAACAGTATCATGAATGCAGCCACTATTTTCCTCGGCTTATCCGTAGGAGCAACGATGACTGCTGAAGCGTTCCTGAACTGGACGACAATCGGTATCGTTGTCGGTGGATTCCTTGCATTCGCACTGTCCATTACCGGTGGTATATTCTTAGTGAAACTATTTAATCTCTTTTCCAAGAAGAAAATCAATCCGCTTATCGGCGCAACCGGACTTAGTGCCGTTCCGATGGCGAGTCGTGTTGCCAACGAGATTGCTTTGAAATATGACCCGAAGAATCATGTATTGCAATATTGCATGGCTAGTAACATCTCCGGTGTGATCGGTTCTGCCGTAGCAGCGGGTGTGTTGATTTCCTTCCTTGCGTAA
- a CDS encoding biotin/lipoyl-containing protein, translating to MKREVKFSLVFRDMWQSAGKYVPRVDQLVKVAPAIIEMGCFARVETNGGGFEQVNLLFGENPNKAVREWTKPFHEAGIQTHMLDRALNGLRMSPVPADVRRLFYKVKKVQGTDITRTFCGLNDVRNIAPSITYAKEAGMISQCSLCITHSPIHTVEYYTNMALELIKLGADEICIKDMAGIGRPVSLGKIVANIKAAHPEIPVQYHSHAGPGFNMASILEVCDAGCDYIDVGMEPLSWGTGHADLLSVQAMLKDAGYQVPEINMEAYMKVRGMIQEFMDDFLGLYISPKNRLMNSLLIAPGLPGGMMGSLMADLESNLESINKYKAKHNLPFMTQDQLLIKLFDEVAYVWPRVGYPPLVTPFSQYVKNLAMMNVMAMEKGKDRWGMIADDIWDMILGKAGRLPGELAPEIIEKAEREGRKFFEGNPQDNYPDNLDKYRKLMKENKWETGQDDEELFEYAMHPAQYEAYKSGKAKEDFLEDVAKRRAEKDKSPEEDAKPKTLTVQVDGQAYRVTVAYGDAELPAAPAAAAPVGEGKDVLSPLEGKFFLVKNAQETALQVGDTVKEGDVLGYVEAMKTYNAIRAEFGGTVTVICVNPGDAVSEDDVLMKIG from the coding sequence ATGAAAAGAGAAGTAAAGTTTAGTTTGGTTTTCCGAGATATGTGGCAATCTGCCGGAAAATATGTACCTCGTGTAGATCAACTCGTAAAGGTAGCGCCTGCCATCATTGAAATGGGCTGTTTCGCCCGCGTAGAAACAAATGGCGGTGGTTTTGAACAGGTAAATTTATTGTTTGGCGAAAATCCGAATAAGGCTGTACGTGAATGGACAAAGCCCTTCCACGAAGCAGGTATTCAAACCCATATGCTTGACCGCGCACTGAACGGACTCCGCATGAGTCCTGTTCCGGCAGATGTCCGCAGATTGTTCTATAAAGTAAAGAAAGTCCAGGGAACGGACATTACCCGTACATTTTGTGGATTGAACGATGTACGCAATATTGCTCCTTCCATTACCTATGCAAAAGAGGCCGGCATGATTTCACAGTGCTCGCTTTGTATCACTCACTCGCCCATCCATACGGTAGAATACTACACCAATATGGCGTTGGAACTTATCAAACTGGGAGCGGACGAGATTTGTATCAAGGATATGGCAGGTATCGGCCGTCCTGTTTCATTAGGAAAAATCGTAGCCAATATCAAGGCTGCGCATCCCGAAATACCTGTTCAGTATCATAGTCATGCAGGTCCGGGATTCAATATGGCAAGCATCCTCGAAGTGTGCGACGCCGGTTGCGACTATATCGACGTAGGTATGGAACCTCTTTCATGGGGTACAGGTCATGCTGACTTGCTGAGTGTACAGGCAATGCTGAAAGATGCCGGATACCAGGTTCCCGAAATCAATATGGAAGCTTATATGAAGGTACGTGGTATGATTCAGGAATTTATGGATGACTTCCTGGGATTGTACATCAGCCCGAAAAACCGCCTGATGAACTCCTTGCTGATTGCTCCCGGACTGCCCGGCGGTATGATGGGTAGTTTGATGGCAGACCTGGAATCCAATCTGGAATCTATTAATAAATACAAGGCGAAACATAACCTGCCGTTTATGACGCAGGATCAGCTTCTTATCAAACTGTTTGATGAAGTGGCTTATGTATGGCCGCGTGTGGGTTATCCACCATTGGTGACTCCGTTCAGCCAATATGTGAAAAACCTTGCCATGATGAACGTGATGGCAATGGAGAAAGGCAAAGACCGTTGGGGTATGATTGCCGACGATATTTGGGATATGATTCTGGGTAAAGCCGGACGTTTGCCGGGCGAGCTTGCTCCTGAAATCATCGAAAAGGCGGAACGCGAAGGCCGCAAATTCTTCGAAGGAAATCCGCAGGATAATTATCCTGATAATCTCGACAAGTATCGCAAACTGATGAAGGAGAACAAATGGGAAACCGGACAAGACGATGAAGAACTCTTCGAATATGCTATGCATCCGGCACAGTATGAAGCCTACAAGAGTGGCAAGGCGAAAGAAGACTTCCTGGAAGATGTCGCCAAGCGCCGTGCTGAAAAAGACAAGTCGCCCGAAGAAGATGCAAAACCAAAGACACTGACCGTACAGGTAGACGGACAGGCTTATCGCGTGACCGTTGCTTATGGTGACGCTGAACTTCCTGCTGCGCCCGCTGCCGCTGCTCCGGTAGGAGAGGGCAAGGATGTGCTTTCTCCATTGGAAGGTAAATTCTTCCTGGTGAAGAATGCGCAGGAAACTGCTTTGCAGGTAGGTGATACTGTGAAGGAAGGCGACGTGCTCGGTTATGTAGAAGCAATGAAGACTTACAATGCTATCCGTGCAGAGTTTGGCGGTACGGTGACTGTCATTTGCGTTAACCCGGGAGATGCTGTTTCAGAAGATGATGTATTAATGAAGATAGGATAA
- a CDS encoding OadG family protein, with product MENIETAILLMVVGMATVFVILLIVIYLGKFLITLVNKYAPEEVVPVKRETQKGPAPVPGNILAAITAAVNVVTLGKGKVTKVEKL from the coding sequence ATGGAAAATATCGAAACAGCGATCCTGCTGATGGTGGTCGGAATGGCTACCGTATTTGTTATTCTGCTGATTGTGATTTATTTAGGCAAGTTTTTGATCACGTTGGTCAATAAATATGCCCCCGAAGAAGTGGTTCCTGTGAAGCGGGAAACACAGAAAGGCCCTGCGCCTGTCCCCGGAAATATTCTGGCAGCTATTACAGCCGCTGTGAATGTGGTGACATTGGGCAAGGGTAAAGTCACTAAAGTAGAAAAATTATAA
- a CDS encoding FecR family protein has translation MENWTESLEKYLEEGKLPLIGDKFSRRKEIGDKLKLQREESHKIALSRRRKQGAGRSIPFSWGIAAMFLLLLGVGGYYFSEKKIVTEGTAMAYELPDGSNVQIMENSSLTYNRITWLWERKLQLFGKASFEVTKGKTFTVNTEAGAVTVLGTKFLVDQQGKKMFVNCEEGSVKVETAVGKRTLVAGESVRCDENKIVPVPKPDDPQFPEVLGYEDDPLINVVADIELIFKVTVVGREKCDGLTYNGTVLTKDLNATLENVFGSCGISYELHGKEIILK, from the coding sequence ATGGAAAATTGGACAGAATCTTTAGAAAAATACCTGGAAGAAGGCAAACTACCTCTGATTGGCGATAAGTTCTCTCGCAGGAAAGAAATCGGCGATAAGCTGAAGCTGCAGCGTGAAGAGAGCCATAAGATTGCCTTGAGCCGCAGGAGAAAACAAGGTGCCGGGCGAAGTATTCCTTTCTCTTGGGGAATAGCTGCCATGTTCTTGCTTCTTTTGGGAGTGGGCGGATATTATTTTTCGGAGAAGAAGATTGTAACGGAAGGTACGGCTATGGCATATGAATTGCCGGATGGCAGTAATGTGCAGATTATGGAGAATTCGAGCCTGACTTACAACCGAATAACCTGGCTTTGGGAACGCAAACTGCAATTGTTTGGTAAGGCTTCTTTTGAGGTGACCAAGGGCAAGACATTTACTGTAAATACCGAAGCCGGTGCTGTGACAGTGCTGGGAACAAAATTCCTGGTCGACCAGCAAGGAAAGAAAATGTTCGTGAACTGTGAAGAGGGTAGTGTCAAGGTAGAGACTGCCGTAGGCAAGCGGACATTAGTTGCCGGAGAAAGCGTGCGCTGTGATGAAAACAAGATTGTCCCTGTGCCGAAACCGGATGATCCGCAATTTCCGGAAGTCTTGGGGTATGAAGACGACCCATTGATTAATGTAGTAGCAGATATAGAACTTATATTTAAGGTCACGGTAGTAGGGCGTGAAAAGTGCGATGGACTTACCTATAACGGAACGGTCTTGACGAAAGACCTGAACGCCACCCTCGAAAATGTCTTCGGTTCGTGTGGAATCAGTTACGAACTTCACGGAAAAGAAATTATTTTAAAATAA